The DNA window TGTAGGGtatctcaaatagaaatgatccCTACCTGCCACATATTGACATAGAAAACTGcagattaacattatctatgtcattttgtatttttgtttgttttgttaaatattttccgaTTACACTTTAATCTGGTCTGGGTCGCACTCCCCCAGGCATTGGGGGGCCCTCTGCCTGCTTGATGTATATAATGAACACAACTATATAcaggaaaacaacactgaaaagaCATCGGAATTCAGATCAGCACAATGTTGAAACATACTTCCCTCTATTTGTCAAGAGGTGGTAGACAATGGGTGCAGAGTGTTATATACACTATCAGATATGGTGGACCTGTTgttgttttacttaactatttttctttgtaataaaggAGGTGTTCTATGGGGAGTGTTGGATGGTGATCGTGaagaatattttaacatttaaaattaaatttttatcagTTAAACCTTGTTTAAAAAGATGGTCTCTGGGGCCCATACATCTTTGAGAGCAAGATGTATAGAAGCATcacaaaaagaggaaggagagtcaAGGAAAAGgcaatcagcatttatatagcacctactgtatgccaggcactgtggtaagcactttacaaatatgatctcatttgatccttataaaacccaggaagataggtgctattattatccccatttacagttgagggaattgatgtaaacagagattaaatgacttgcccagagtcacacagctactaagtgtctgatgctagatttgaacccaggtcttcctgagtcctagCCCAGCTTCTAACCACTGCAGCTGCCAGTGacagaatcttggagttggaGGGGACTTCAGAAACCATCTTTTCCAACCTGGTTCTAAGAACTCCCTCCTAGTGTTACCCTCATGGTGACCAGCCAGCCAGCCACCCACTCAGGATTATGGCTTTGTACCTGTGGCATGAGCTTCTTCAATGTAGATGATGAGAAAATCTGCTATCAAGCTGAAGTCTTCAATGAGTTTCTGGAACTGgtcaaatttgaaaataaatgaggGTCAAGTGCAGCTTCCAAAATTCAACACCAAAGGCCTGTTGCCTGCAATAGAAATATAACCATGAAAACCTTGGTACCCATTAACAGAGTCCAGACAGCAAGAAGGCTCCTTAGCCTTAGCCCAATAGTGTTTACTGCTTTGGATGGGAGGggacttagaacagggaatgccaGGGCTGAGAGAGacctagaacagggaatgtcagggctgggagggccccaaagaacagagaatgtcagagctcaaAGAATTCTTAGAATGGGGAATAACAGAGCCAGGAAAGACCTAGAACaaagaatgccagagctgggagggacctagaacagggaatgtcaaagttgaaagagaccttaggacAAAGAATGTTAAAACTTGAGGGACCTTTGAAGAGAGAATGCCAGAGCCGAGAGggaatgttaattctgggagggATCACAGAACAGAGAGTGGTAGACCATACAACACTGAATGTTAGAGTAGAAAGTAACCTTAATCATCTTttccaacctccttgttttacaggtggggaaactgaggcttggggaggTGAGGTGAATTACTAGTTTGTGGCACAGCGGAAACTAAAGTATTCCCACCCTATACTGAGCATGTCTGGCAAAGGCTGGAAGGGGATTAGGCagctatcagggcagctaggtggcgccatagcctggagtcaggaagacccatcttcctgagttcaaatccagcctcagacacttactagctgtgtgaccctggacaagtcactgaacccagtgtgcctcagtttcttcatctatcaaatgatccagagaaggaaatggctaagaaaaccccaaatgggaccacagagagtcagacaggattgaaaaacaactgaaccagCTGTCGAATGCAATGTGGAGTTCATTAGTGTAATTCAGTTTCGCAAGCGATGGCTTGGTGCCAGGGACGAATAAACAAAATTGTGCCTGTGCCTGAGGAGAGGCCAGGGGCAGTGTGGAGCCGGTGGAGGCTCTGGCCGGTCAGCCCATAGTCGTTCTAACCACTGGGCAACCCAGCCAGGGCGAGACAAAACAAGGCTCGCTGCTGCATAAGCAGATTTCCCCAGCAGGTCCTGATGACCAAATCACAGGATTAAAGGAAGTGTCTTGACTCAAAGAAGCAATGCTAATGTTTTCACCAGGGATTGGATCAAAAATGTCTTGGTCAGCTTATTTATATTGCTCTTCAGACTTCAGGTGTACCTCGAGTCAATCCCTGCCATTTGGCGGATAGGAAAAGAGCCAAGTCCAGGAGGCTGGGCGGGGAGTCTGGGCTCTACCCCCTATAAACTGGGCATTGGCAGGTTGGCCATTTTACCCcaagtctccatttcctcacctgtaaagtggggggggggtggggggaggatcaGATTGGATGAGTTAAAGTCCATTTCTGAGGAGAGGCTAGAATTCCTCCCCCAAGTCCCCCAGCACCCACAATCCAATCTGATTAAGCGCctccaaaaaacaagaaaagaaaaaacaaagatgaagggTCTCCTCTGCAGAAGGCCCTTTGTAACACGGGCTGGGGgctcaaagacaaaaaagaaaggaggctTGCTTTCCCATCCAGTCGCTCCCAGGATTGCTCAGACAGCCCACCGAAGGAGGCAATTTCCCTCATTTGAAATTGGGGGAACCGAGGCCAAGATTGGTAACATGACCTGCCCCCATCCCATTGTGGCTGGTGACAGCTGGGGGTTTGGCCCAGCTGTCCCTCACTGACCGATGCCTAGGGCTGGATTTCCTATTGCTCCAGCAGTAGGACGATTCACTGACCGTGCATGAAGTCCCAGATGTGGCGACTCTCCCCCTGGAGGGTGACCACAGGAGAGTTGGGTGCCGGGCCCCCCTGTAGTGCTTGGTCCTCCAGCTGCTGCCACCGGACCTTCAGGACAAAGAAGAAATACTGGAGGCTGAAAAATGTTGGGCCCCAGTTCTCATACGTAAACTGAGGGTTTTGACCAATGCTACTTCTCAGGCCCTGGCTCAGGATATGCTTCTTCATCATATCTGGGAAAAGGGTCTTCATCACCTTCCCCACTGCAACATGCCAAGCCACCTGAAGGATGGCCCAGAGCTGCTTGGCCCAGAGCACCAGGCCAGCCATGGTGGAGACAGAGCCCCAACCGACCACGCAGAAAGGAGGCTGTAGACAGACAGAGCAGGGAGACACAGGAGGACAAAGATCAAAAAGACAGTGTGTGAGATCACAGTCAGCAGGCTGGACCGTTCCAAGGGGGTGTAGAGCCCAGAGCTATGTGCTAGAAGGGGATGAGACCTAGCCTGTGCCAAGGGTGGGAGGGCTGAAATGTGGTTTTAAGTGAGGGCGGAGTCATCTCTGGGAAAGTGTGAGTCCAGGATCTGTAATAGACAAGCATTCTGTTGAaattattccaaaaaaaaaaagaaagaaagaaagaaagaaatgattcctttggtattttatttgttccccaattacacataaaaacattttctaacattcattttttaaatttttgagttccaaattctctccctctctctcctcccccctcactgagaaggcaagcaatttgatctaAGCTATGcctgtgtagtcatgcaaaacctattttcGTTTTAGtcgtgttgtaaaagaaaacaagaacaaacaaaaatccaaggaaaacaaagaaaaaaaagagcatgtTTTACTCTACATTCAGACCACCAGTTCTTTTCTTGCGGATAGGTTcttcatcctaagtcctttagAATCgccttagatcattgcattgctaagaataagtcattcacagttgattgttgtacaatattgttgttactgtatacagtgttctcctggttttgttcattttactttgcatcagttcatgtaagtatttccagtaaataagcatttaaaaaaatttttttttgggggggtgatgcaattggggttaagtgacttgcccagagtcatacagctagtaagtgtctgaagtgagatttgaatttaggtcctcctgactgtgCCTatctaggtagctaggtggcacagtgggtagagcacctgccctgataTTCACTTAGCttagatattcactagctgtgtgactcttaaaatatccagggccatctccagttgtcctgatataaatcttgcgactagacccagatggctctggaggagaggagagagtgaggttgatgagtttttacatccctccctcacttcaattcactgcaggtcatgacatcaccccgatgtcatggtcctcttttatGAGACTCCCAGATTGAAGGTGAATCCCAAAGtactttcagaaaaagaaaacttgtttTGAGATCAGGCAGCAACTGAAGGTACATGAAATTTGATGATATTAGTGTAGTTCAAACCAATCGTTTAGgtaataaaacaagaaaacttGTGTTGAAATCAGGGGAAGtgaaaataaagttcaaaatcgTATTTTTGCAGAACTATAATTAGTAAGGCTATAATTAGGGCAAAAATTATTGAGCATAGAACATAGAAAGAACTTACATTCAGGCATATGTGATAGAGGGTGCTCAATTTACGAAAGATCAAATTAAAATGAGCATGTCGCTTATAAAAATACTATCATTTTGAGAGGACAAAGCAGAACCTGTGAATTATTTCAGAAcaaatacacatttaaaaaattttcaccAGAAGTTTGCTatgttataaaaaataaactaCAGCACTCTGGAACCACTAAGGAATCCCAAAAGTAAGGAACCCCAAAAGGGTGACAGTATCACAATCAACTGGTTTTGTGTAATAAAAATGAGGCTAAGTATAAAGCAAAATTCAGTGGAGTACAGATTAAGTCTATATGAAAAGTAAATTAAAGTCTGTAATGAAaagtttgtttaaaaagaaattaaggtggcagctaggtggcgcagtggatagagcaccggccctggagtcaggagtacctgagttcaaatccggcctcagacacttaacacttactagctgtgtgaccctggacaagtcacttaaccccaattgcctcactaaaaaaaaaaaaaaaagaaagaaagaaatcaaggagcagctaggtggtgcagtggataaagcactgggcctggattcaggagtacctgagttcaaatccagcctcagacacttgacactagctgtgtaaccctgggcaagtcacttaacccccgttgccccccccccaaaaaaaagaaattaagtcgggggcagccaggtggtacagtggataaatcactggccccagatttaggaggatctgagttcaaatctggccttagacacttgaccaGATACCTAGGCTACCTCTGAACTGAGCAAAtgcctaattttcttttttttctctttaattttgtgtgtgtgtgtgtgtgtgtgtgtgtgtgtgtgtgtgtgtgtgtgaggcaattggggttaagtgacttgcccagggtcacacagctagtaagtgttaagtgtctgaggtcagatttgaactcaggtcctcctgaatccagggccggtgctctatccactgagccacctggctgccccctaattttctaaagggaagaaaaattagaGATAAAATGTCACAGAAACAGAAACTGATAAAATGGCTGAGATGTCCCAGATCACAGGATTtgagagacagaagggacctcagctgcCATCTTGTCAAACATAGCCAAAGGCATCTCTAAATATGATCTTCTCAACTTGACTTGAAgactgctggggggggggagctgcaccctgtttacctcagtttcttcatctgtaaaatgaactggagaaggaaatggcaaaccactccagagtcTTTGCCTAGAAAAGCCCACATGGGGCtgagaagagtcagacaggactgaacaagaacaacatcaCACAtccatacataatatatactacATTTATGTTGATCAAGTGAATATTTATTTGTTGAtaagg is part of the Dromiciops gliroides isolate mDroGli1 chromosome 4, mDroGli1.pri, whole genome shotgun sequence genome and encodes:
- the DIO1 gene encoding type I iodothyronine deiodinase, giving the protein MAGLVLWAKQLWAILQVAWHVAVGKVMKTLFPDMMKKHILSQGLRSSIGQNPQFTYENWGPTFFSLQYFFFVLKVRWQQLEDQALQGGPAPNSPVVTLQGESRHIWDFMHGNRPLVLNFGSCTUPSFIFKFDQFQKLIEDFSLIADFLIIYIEEAHATDGWAFENNIDIKQHRTLQDRMEATRILMDRKPLCPIVVDTMDNMTSRRYAALPERLYVLLEGRILFKGGPGPWSYRPEEVRAVLEKLCR